A region of the Candidatus Methylomirabilota bacterium genome:
AGCTCCGCGGCGTCGTGGAGGCGGGCATCGACGGCCTGCTCGTGACGGGGTTCGTGGCCGAGCGCACGCGCCTCATCCGTGCGCTCGGGGACGAGGTGTTGCCGCGGCTCGGCTGAAGGCGCAACCCCTGAGGCGCCCTCAGCCCGCGACGGCCTCCACGCGCGCCGGCACGTGCTTGTGCCAGGGCGTGCCCGCAAACCAGTCGCGATCCTCGCTCGCGGTGAGCTCGTTCGGCGCCGCGCCGGTGAGCACGGGCGCACCGTGGTCATCCGGATAGTCGAGGCCGAGCCCGTTCGGCAGCGACACGTGCCCCGGCTGCATGGTGTCCGAGACCTCCACCGCCACCGTGACGCTGCCGCGCTTGGTCGTGACGCGCGCGGTGGCGCCGTCGGCGAGGCCGAGGCGGGTGGCGTCGGCGGGGCTCACCCGTAAGGCGCCCGCCGCGTCCTTCTTCCGCCACGCGGGGTCGCGGTACACGGTGTTGGCGGTGAACGAGCGCCGCTCGCCCGCGGACAGCACGAACGGAAACGCGGGATCGGGCGGGGGCGGCGGCTCGGTGGCGAGCAGCGCGAGCTCCCCGAGCAGCTCGGGCACGTGGAGATTCACGGTCCCGCCGCGGGCGCGCATGCGGCGCCATACGTTCTCGTGCGTGTCCGTGGCAAAGGTCAGCCCCGACCGGCTCTCGAGGATGCGGGCGAAGAGCGCCTCGCCCAGCTCGTGATCCGGCGCCTCGATGCCCGCGCGGCGCACGGCGTCGGGATGACGGAGGGCCAGGCGCTGGGCCGCGCCCCAGAGCACGGCGGCGGGCGCGGCGCCGTCGGGTAGGGTGGGGCCGAGCGTCCGGTAGAGGAGCACGGGCGCCAGCTCGAGCAGCTTCGGATTGGCGGCCGTCGCGCCGACGAAGGCGGCGGCGAACGCCGCCCGCCCCTGCGCGGCGGCCTCGCGAAGCGGCGCCAGCTCGACCTCGGTGACGGCGCCCAGCGCCTCGCAGAGGCGCGCATGGATCTCGGGCTCGGGCAGGAGATCGCTGCCGGGCGGCGGATCGAGCACGGGCCGGCGCAGGTGGAAGTAGTTGGCGGGGAACTCGAAGTTGAAGAACGTGGCCTCCCACTTCTCGTACTGGCTGGGCGTGGGCAGGACGTAGTCGGCCAGCCGCGCGGTCTCGGTCATCGCGACGTCGATGACGACCACGCACTCGAGGGCACGCAGCGCCTCGCGCATGCGCCGGCTGTCCGCGAGCGAGTGGGCGGGATTGGCGGACTCCACGATCATCGCCCGGTAGCGGTCGGGGTGCTCGGTGAGGATCTCCTCGGCGATCACGTTGCAGGGAACGAGGCCCGCGATGATCGGCGCCTTCGCGACGGGGCTCACGTCGCCGCGCGTGCTCGAAGGCGCGATGGGGATGAGCGGCAGCGGGAGATTGTTGCCGCCCCGGTTGCCGAAATTGCCCGTCAGCAGCCACAGCAGGCTGTCCAGGTAGCTATTGAGCGTGGAGTGGCGCGTCATCTGCGTCCCGAGGTCCTCGAACACCGCCAGCCCGCGGGCGGTGGCGAGCCGGCGCGCGGTCGCGCGCACCCGCTCCTCGGGGATGCCCGCGATCGCGGCGTAGCGGGCGACCGGCACCGCCTGCAGCGCGGCGATCGCTTCGTCCGCGCCCGTCGCGTGCTCGGCCAGCCAGGCGCGCGCGTGAAGCCCTTCCTGCACGATGACGCCGGCGAGCGCGGCGAGGAGCCACGCGTCCGTGCCCGGGCGAAGCTGCAGGTGGATGTCGGCCAATTCCGCGGTCTCGGTGCGCCGCGGGTCGATCACGATGAGGCAGCGCGCGGGATCGGCGGCGATGGTCTTGAGCACGGTGCGGGCGCGGGGCACCCCATGCGACTGCCACGGGTTCTTGCCCACGAAGAGCGCGACTTCGCAGTGGTCGAAGTCGCCGCCGGGAATGCCGCCCACCGTCTGCTCGCCCACCCACGCCCAGCCGGTCTTCTCCTGGGCGAGGGCGTTCGAGCGGAACTTCATGCCGAGCGCGCGGCGGGTGGCCGATGCGTAGACCCCGCACAGGTGATTGCCCTGTCCTCCCCCGCCGTAATAAAGGATGCGCTCGCCGCCGTGCGTGTCTCGAATCGCGCCCAGCCGGGCGGCGATCTCCCGGATGGCGGTGTCCCAATCGATGACCTCGAAGGTGCCGTCGGGACGCCGCCGCAGCGGGTGGGTGAGGCGGTCGCGCGCGTTCTGGTAGTGGTCGAGCCGCAGGGCTTTCTCGCAGTGATACCCCTGCGAGGCCGGGTGTGCCCGGTCACCACGGACGCGCTCGAAGCGACGGCCGTCGCTGGCCACCTGGATCTCGATACCGCAGTTGACGGAACAGAGGATGCACGCCGTGGTGTGCCAGGTCCCGCTCGCCGCTGACGCCATAATGACCCCCCGGGGAACACGTCGCCTGTCGGTGCCTCTTGGGATGCCCCGACTCTACCGTTGGTCGCAAGGCCTGTCGACGCGGTCGCGCAACCCGCCGGGTCGCGGACCCCCCGGCCCTTCTGGCACACTGGGGCATGGCCAACTCCCCATTGGCTGGTCAGCCCGCCCGGCCCGAGATGCTCATCGACGTCGCGGGGCTCGAGCGCGCGTACTACGAGCGCACCCCGGACGTGGGCGATCCCGATCAGCGTGTGGCCTTCGGCACCAGTGGTCATCGAGGCTCGCCGCTGCGCGGCTCGTTCAACGAGGCGCACATTCTCGCGACGGCGCAGGCGATCTGCGACTACCGGCGCGCCCAGCGGCTGGACGGGCCGCTCTACATGGGCAAGGACACCCATGCGGTGTCGCGGGCCGCGGAGCGGACCGCGCTGGAGGTACTGGCCGCGAACAGCGTCGAGACCATTATTCAGGTCGAGGATGGTGTCGTTCCTACGCCGGTGATCTCGCATGCCATCCTCGTTCACAATCGGGGGCGCACCACCGGCCTCGCCGACGGCATCGTCGTCACGCCCTCGCACAATCCGCCCGAGGACGGGGGATTCAAGTACAACCCGCCGAACGGGGGCCCCGCCGACACGGACGTGACCAAGTGGGTGCAGGACCGCGCGAACGCCCTGCTGCGCGACGGTAATGCCGGCGTCAAGCGGGTGCCGTTCGAGCAGGCGGTCCGGGCCGCCACGACGTATCAGCGCGATCTCATCCAGCCTTACGTCGAAGGCCTCCCCGACGTGATCGATGTGGAGGCGATTCGCGGGGCGCGGCTGCCCCTCGGCGTGGATCCGCTCGGCGGTTCGTCACTGCCTGTGTGGATGCGGATCAACGCCGTGCACGGGCTGGACCTCGCCATCGTCAACCCGACCATCGACCCACGCTTCGCCTTCATGACCCTCGACTACGACGGCAAGATCCGCATGGATTGCTCGAGCCCCTACGCGATGGCGCGCCTGGTCGGTCTCAAGGACCGCTACCGGGTGGCCTTCGCCAACGATCCGGATGCGGATCGCCACGGGATCGTGACCCCTTCCGGCCTCATGAACCCGAACCACTATCTGGCGGTCGCCATCCACTACCTGCTGACGACGCGCACGGGCTGGCCCGCCGGCGCCGCGGTGGGTAAGACCGTGGTGAGTAGCGCCATCATCGATCGCGTGGTCGCGAAGGCGCGGCGGCGCCTCCTCGAGGTGCCGGTCGGGTTCAAGTGGTTCGTGGGCGGGCTGCTCGACGGCTCGCTCGTCTTCGGCGGCGAGGAGAGCGCGGGCGCGAGCTTTCTCCGCCGGGGCGGCGGCGCCTGGTCGACCGACAAGGACGGGCTCATCCTGGACCTGCTCGCGGCCGAGATCACCGCGCGGACCGGCCGCGACCCCGGCGAGCACTACCGCGCTCTGACGGCCGAGCTCGGCGCCCCCGTCTACACGCGCATCGACGCCGCGGCCACTCCCGAGCAGAAGGCGAGACTCGGCAAGCTCACGCCGGACGCGGTCGCCGAGTCGAAGCTGGTGGGCGAGCCCATCACGGCCAAGCTGACCCGGGCCCCCGGTAACGACGCGCCCATCGGTGGCCTCAAGGTCATCGCGACCAGCGGCTGGTTCGCGGCGCGGCCCTCGGGGACCGAAAACATCTACAAGATCTACGCCGAGAGCTTCAAGGACGAGGCCCACCTGGCCGCCATCGTGAAGGAGGCGCAGGCCATGGTGGATCAGGCCCTTCGCTAGGCCGGGCCGGCCACCCCGCGAGGGATCCGCCGGCGATTGTCGAATCCCCGGGAGCGCATTCGACCACAGGCGAGAATGACGGCCGTGCTGCGGCGCGGCGAAAGGGGCTATCGATGAGCGGAGTGCGAGTGCTGGTCGGCACGCGGAAGGGCGCCTTCATCCTCACGGCGGACGGCAAGCGGGACCGATGGGACGTGAGCGGCCCGCACTTCGGGGGCTGGGAGATCTACCACCTCAAGGCTTCGCCGGCGGATCCCAACCGGATCTTCGCTGCCCAGTCGTCGGGCTGGTTCGGGCAGATCATGCAGCGCTCGAGCGACGGCGGGAAGACCTGGGAGACGGTGGGCAACAAGTTCGCCTACGACGGACCGACCGGCACGCATCAGTGGTACGACGGCACGCCGCATCCCTGGGAGTTCGCCAAGGTCTGGCACGTGGAGCCCTCGCCGACCGACCCCGACACCGTGTACGCGGGAGTCGAGGACGCCGCGCTGTTCCGCTCCACCGACGGCGGGCAGACCTGGCACGAGCTGGCAGGGCTGCGCACGCATTCGACGGGCTCCTCCCTCTGGCAACCGGGGGCGGGCGGCATGTGCCTGCACACCATCCTGCTGGACCCGAAGACCCCGGGTCGCATCTTCGTCGCGATCTCCTCGGCCGGGGCCTTCCGCTCGGACGACGGGGGCACGACGTGGCGGCCCATCAACAAGGGGCTCAAGTCCGAGGGCATCCCCGATCCCAACGCCGAGGTGGGGCACTGCGTGCATCGCATCGCCATGCATCGCTCGCGACCCGGCACGCTCTTCATGCAGAAGCACTGGGACGTGATGCGCAGCGACAACGCCGGGGATACCTGGCAAGAGGTCAGCGGCAACCTCCCCTCGGATTTCGGCTTCCCCATCGACGTGCACGCGCACGAGCCCGAGACGATCTACGTGGTGCCGATCAAGAGCGACTCCGAGCACTATCCCCCGGACGGCAAGCTCCGCGTGTACCGGAGCCGCACCGGCGGCAACGAGTGGGAGGCGCTCACCGACGGCCTGCCCCAGCGTCACTGCTATGTGAACGTGCTCCGCGACGCGATGGCCGTGGACGCGCTCGATCCCTGCGGCGTCTACTTCGGCACCACGGGCGGCCAGGTCTTCTGCTCGCCGAACGGGGGCGATCGCTGGACGCCCATCGTCGAGCACCTGCCGTCCGTGGTGGCGGTGGAGGTGCAGAGCCTGCCATGATCCGCGTCGTCCTGCCCACGCATCTGCGTACGCTGGCGCGCGTCAACGGCGAGGTGAAGGTGGCGGTGGCGACCCCCGTCACCACCAGCGCGGTGCTCGACGCCCTCGAGGACGCCTACCCCATGCTGCGGGGGACGATACGCGATCAGGTCACCAAGAAGCGGCGGCCCTTCATCCGCTTCTTCGCCTGCGAGGAGGATGTCTCCCACGACGGTCCCGACACGCCGCTGCCGGAGGCGGTCGTGTCGGGCGCCGAGCCCTTCCTGGTCGTGGGCGCGATGGCCGGGGGCTAGTCCACTGCCGACTAGTCCCCATCGGACACGCCGTGGCGGCGCAGCACCTCCTTGACGGCGTCGCTCCCGAAGAGCATCCGCTTCCGCGGGCGCGAGCCCGCCGCGATGAGGAGCTCGACCACCGCGGGATAGTCCCCGTGAGTGATCTCCTCCGGCAGCTTCCGCCGGATCCCCGGCGCGGAGGGCGTCGAGCAGCGCCTTGGCCTGCTTGCGGTCGAACTCCAGGGAGGGACGGGGCGGGATCGGCCTGATGGTCGTGGAGACGCCTCCTTCATTGCCCCGCCTCCGCATGCCGGGCGGTGAAGGGGTCGTGGGACCGCCAGTCGCCGTGAGCTCGCTACATGTGGGACATTCCCTTCACGCGGACCGTGGGCCGCCTGACCGGCCGGCCTGGTCCCACCGTGCCAGCGATCGCGATCCCCGTCAAGAGAAGCGGGCGAGCGGCGCGCGTCAGGCCGAGGCGCCGGCCGCCTCGCGCAATGCCGCGCGCGCGAGGAGCCGCGTTGAATCGAGCGTGGGCAGGGGCGAATCGCCCGGGCTCACGAGCAGGGGAAACTCGGTGCAGGACAGCGCGACCGCGTCACAGCCGCGCGTCTTCCCCGCGCGGATGACGTCCACGAAGTAGGCGCGCGTGGCGTCCTCGAAGCGCCCGTAGACGAGCTCGTCCATGGTATGGCGGTTGATCTGCTCGCGCGTGGCCGCGTCCGGGATCTCGTGGGCGATGCCGGCCGCGGCGAGCTTGGTCGGATAGACAGGGCCCTCCATCAGATAGCGGGTGCCGAGCACGAGCAGCCGGCGGTACCGCTCGCGCGCGGCCGCCGCCGCGACCTCTTCGGCGATGTGCAGCCACGGGAGCGGCGAGCGCGCCCGGACGAGGTCCAGGCCCTGATGCGCGGTGTTGTCCGGGCAGATCAGGAAGTCGGCGCCCGCGCGCGCGAGCTTCTCGGCGGAAGCCAGCAGCATCGCGCCGACCTCGTCCCAGCGGCCCGCCTCGATAGGGACCATCCATTTGGCGAGCGGGTAGGTGTGTGTCACGACCTCGGGATGGCCGTGGCGCCCGAAGAGCGTGGCGCCTTCCACGCAGATGGTCCGGTAGCACAGGGCGGCGCCTTCCGCGCTCACCGCCACGATTCCGATGCGCTTCGCCATGTCGACTATCATAGCCTCATGCGACAGGCGTGGCGCCTGCTCACCCGCACGGTGAGCGACTTTTATGCGGATCGGGCGCAGCGGACGGGCGCTGCGGTCGCCTACTATACGATCTTCACGCTGGCGCCCGGCCTCGTCATCGTGATGGCGCTGGGCGGCTTCCTGATCGGCCCCGGCGCCGAGGCGAGCATCATCGCGCAGTTCCGCGAGCTGACGGGCGAAGGGGGCGCGCAGGCCATCGAGGCCATGGTGCGGAGCGCGCGCGCCACCACGCCGGGCGCCACCGGGGTGGCCCTGGCGCTGGCGACCCTGAGCTTCGGGCTCTACGGTGTGTTCGGCGAGCTCCAGGATGGGCTCAACACGATCTGGCGCGTGCCCCCCAGGCCGGCGCGCCGCATTCGCGACATGGTGAACGAGCGCTTCTGGTCCTTCGTCGCCGTGGTGGGCACCGGCTTCCTGCTGCTACTCTCGCTCGTGGTCACGGCATGGCTGACCGTGGTGGCCACGTACGTGAGCCACCTCCTCCCCGGGTCGGCCCTCGCGCTCGAGGCCGTCCATGCCGTGGTCTCGGCGGTGCTGCTCACGCTCGCCTTCGCGCTGATCTTCAAGCTCTTGCCCGACGTGAATCTCGCCTGGCGGGACGTGCTGGTAGGCGCCGCCGTCACCTCGCTGCTCTTTCTCGTGGGGACGCTTCTGATCGGCCTCTACCTCGTCAAGTGGGCAGTGGGCTCCGCCTACGGCGCCGCGGGCTCCCTCGTGGTCATCGTGGTGTGGGTGTATTACTCGGCGCAGATCCTCCTCCTCGGCGCGGAGTTCACCAAGGTGTGGACGACGGACGTCGAGAAGGCGATCAGACCCCTGACGGCCGCGGCCGAGGAGGGACTGGAGACGCGGCGCTCGTGACCGCCGCCTTCACGCCCGATCCGCCGCTCTTCGAGCCCGTGGCCATGCCGCCCGCGTGGCCGGCGCGGCCGTGGATCTACGGCAACGTCATCACGTCGCGGAACGGCATCGTCACGTGGGCGCGCGTCGGGCCCCACGACGATCCCATCCGGGCGATCGCGGGGGGCGACTTCACGCGCCCGGCCCGGCGCGCCGACATACGCCTCATGCGCCGGCTGCGCGCCGCTGCGGACGCCGTCTCCTTCGGGGCCCAGACGCTGCGCGATCAGCCGGAGCTGATCGGCGGGGTGGCCGACGCCGGCGGCGACCTCGGCGCGACCCTGGTGCGGTACCGCGCCGACCGCGGGCAGGGGCCGGTGCCGCTACAGGTCGTCTACACGGAGTCGGGTGGCCTGGATCTGCGCGTCCGGCTGTTCAACACCCCCGGGGTCGGGGTAGTCGTCGTGACGACGGAGGAGGGGGCGCGGGTGCTGCGCGCGCGAGGCAGCGAGGCGCGCGGCGTGCGGCTCCTCGTGGTCGGCGCGACCCGCGTGGACGCCCGCGGGCTCGTCGAGGCCCACGAGCGCCTCTTCGCCGACGCGGGCGTGCGGCATCTCGCCTGCGAGGGCGGCGCCGTGGTGCTCGATGCGCTGCACGAGGCGGGGATCCTCGACGAGCTGTTCGTCACGGTGTCGGACGTGGAGATCGACCCCGGCGCGCATGCGGCGGTGAAGCGCATCGCCGCCCTCGCCACCGGAGCGGGACGGCTCATCGCCGAGGGCCGGAGCTCCGCGGACGCCGGCTATCGCTTCCAGCGCTGGCGCTTCAACGAGCGCTAGCCGGCCAGCTCGCGCCGCACCTGCTCGCGGTCGAACCCCGCGCCGGCGAGCGCGCGGAGGATCAGCGCGACGTGCTTCTTCGTGAGGTCCTGCGGCCCGTGGCCGGGGAGCGTGACCTTCACCCCGCCGGGACCCTCGTACTGCACATGGCCGGTCATCCCGCCCTTCAGCGCGTGGAAGCCGTGCTTGAGGAGCCACGTCTCCATCTGGCGGCGAGTGACCTGGCCGGCCATGCGCGCCTGGACTCCTTCAGCCGCGGTCGAGCCCCGCGAGCGCGGCGCGACAGGCGGCGGACAACGGCTCCATGCCCAGCTCGTCGGCGAGGGCGGCCGCCCGGACGTAGTGCTCGCGCGCGGCCGGGGCCTCCCGCGGGCTGCGCCGCACCGCCACCGCGCCGGCGAGGCGCAGGGCGAGCGCCTCGTTGCCGCGCTCCTGATGCTTGCGCGCGAGCTCGACGGCTTCGTCGGCGAGGGCGCCGGCCTCGTCGACGCGGCCGGCCAGGAGAAGCGCCTCCGCGAGCCGCGTCACCTCGCTGGCGTGGTTGACCATGCTGCCGCTGGCACGCGACGCCTCGATCGCTTGCCGCATCAAGGCCTCGCCCTCTTCGAAGCGGCCGGAGTGGGCATAGGCGTAGCCGAGGATCGACGCGATGTTCGGGTACCAGGCGGGCAGCTTCCACGTGCGGCAAAGATCCAGGCTCCGCTCGAGCTCGGCGATCGCGCGCGCCAGGTCCGGTCCGTGGGCCAGATGAAAGCCCGCCGCATAGTGCGCCACCATGAGCGCGAGCGGCTGCTCGGCCTGGCGCGCGACGCGGAGCCCTTCCTGCGATTGCGCCTCGGCTTCGTCGAAGCGTCCGAGGCGCGTGAGCGAGGAGATCAGCCAGAGGCGGAAGAATACGGACGCGGGTCCGGGCAAGCCGAAGCGTCGCAGCTCGAGGCCGTCCTTCAGCACCTCGACGCCCTTGCTGAGCAGATCGACGGCCCGTCGATAGTCGCCGCGGGCGAAGCACACCGAGCCGAGATAGCCGTTGATCAGCATCTCGAGCTCCAGATCTCCCACCTCGGGCACGAGGGCCAGCGCCCGCTGCCCCTGCTCGATGGACTGGTCGGGCATCCCGAGAATGGAGAAGTCTCGAATCATATAGGCGAGGATCCACCCGAGCCGGCGACGATCGTCGAGACGGAGGGCGAGCGCTTCGGCCTCCTTGAGATTGTCGAGGTCGCGGGCGATCTGTCCGAGGGGGAAGAGCGAGCTCCGGAGCGCGAGACGAAGATCGATGGCATGGGCGAGGCGATCAGGCGTCTCGGGCAGTCGGGCCAGCGAGGCGAGCGCTTCCTCCAAATGGGCGACCGCGTCGCGATAGGCGGACCGGGCCGCCGCCTTGACCGCGGCGGCGTGGGAGTGCGCGACGGCCTGGCTCCACAGCTCCCCCTGGATGGCGTGGCGCGCGAGCCGCTCCGCGTGCTCGGGAAGGCGCTCCGCGTAGTGCTTCTCCATAGCGGCGACGATTCGCGCGTGAAGCGCGCGACGTTGCCCCTGGAGGAGGCTTCCATACGCCACGTCGCAGCTGATCACGTGGGTGAACGCATATTCCATCTCGGGATACAGGCGGGACTCGCACAGGAAGCCCGCCTCGCGGAGGCGCATGACGCTGGCCATCAGCGCCTCGGGGGTGTCGTCGGACACCATCCGGAGAAGGTCGATCGGTACGTTGGGCCCGATCACCGAGGCGGCCTGGAGGAGCCGTTTGTCCTCGGCCGCGAGACCGTCGACGCGGGCGGCGACCACGGACTGAACGGTGGGCGACACCTCCACGCGATCGAGGGGCTTGGCAAGCCAATAGTGACCGGGCTCGCCGGCGAGCACGCCCGCCTGGGCGAGCGTCCGCACACTCTCCTCCAGGAAGTAGGGGTTGCCTCCGGTCTGCTTCGCGACGGCTTCGGCCAAAGGGGCGAGGGCGGGATCGGGGCCGAGGAG
Encoded here:
- a CDS encoding molybdopterin-dependent oxidoreductase; this encodes MASAASGTWHTTACILCSVNCGIEIQVASDGRRFERVRGDRAHPASQGYHCEKALRLDHYQNARDRLTHPLRRRPDGTFEVIDWDTAIREIAARLGAIRDTHGGERILYYGGGGQGNHLCGVYASATRRALGMKFRSNALAQEKTGWAWVGEQTVGGIPGGDFDHCEVALFVGKNPWQSHGVPRARTVLKTIAADPARCLIVIDPRRTETAELADIHLQLRPGTDAWLLAALAGVIVQEGLHARAWLAEHATGADEAIAALQAVPVARYAAIAGIPEERVRATARRLATARGLAVFEDLGTQMTRHSTLNSYLDSLLWLLTGNFGNRGGNNLPLPLIPIAPSSTRGDVSPVAKAPIIAGLVPCNVIAEEILTEHPDRYRAMIVESANPAHSLADSRRMREALRALECVVVIDVAMTETARLADYVLPTPSQYEKWEATFFNFEFPANYFHLRRPVLDPPPGSDLLPEPEIHARLCEALGAVTEVELAPLREAAAQGRAAFAAAFVGATAANPKLLELAPVLLYRTLGPTLPDGAAPAAVLWGAAQRLALRHPDAVRRAGIEAPDHELGEALFARILESRSGLTFATDTHENVWRRMRARGGTVNLHVPELLGELALLATEPPPPPDPAFPFVLSAGERRSFTANTVYRDPAWRKKDAAGALRVSPADATRLGLADGATARVTTKRGSVTVAVEVSDTMQPGHVSLPNGLGLDYPDDHGAPVLTGAAPNELTASEDRDWFAGTPWHKHVPARVEAVAG
- the pgm gene encoding phosphoglucomutase (alpha-D-glucose-1,6-bisphosphate-dependent), yielding MANSPLAGQPARPEMLIDVAGLERAYYERTPDVGDPDQRVAFGTSGHRGSPLRGSFNEAHILATAQAICDYRRAQRLDGPLYMGKDTHAVSRAAERTALEVLAANSVETIIQVEDGVVPTPVISHAILVHNRGRTTGLADGIVVTPSHNPPEDGGFKYNPPNGGPADTDVTKWVQDRANALLRDGNAGVKRVPFEQAVRAATTYQRDLIQPYVEGLPDVIDVEAIRGARLPLGVDPLGGSSLPVWMRINAVHGLDLAIVNPTIDPRFAFMTLDYDGKIRMDCSSPYAMARLVGLKDRYRVAFANDPDADRHGIVTPSGLMNPNHYLAVAIHYLLTTRTGWPAGAAVGKTVVSSAIIDRVVAKARRRLLEVPVGFKWFVGGLLDGSLVFGGEESAGASFLRRGGGAWSTDKDGLILDLLAAEITARTGRDPGEHYRALTAELGAPVYTRIDAAATPEQKARLGKLTPDAVAESKLVGEPITAKLTRAPGNDAPIGGLKVIATSGWFAARPSGTENIYKIYAESFKDEAHLAAIVKEAQAMVDQALR
- a CDS encoding exo-alpha-sialidase, with protein sequence MSGVRVLVGTRKGAFILTADGKRDRWDVSGPHFGGWEIYHLKASPADPNRIFAAQSSGWFGQIMQRSSDGGKTWETVGNKFAYDGPTGTHQWYDGTPHPWEFAKVWHVEPSPTDPDTVYAGVEDAALFRSTDGGQTWHELAGLRTHSTGSSLWQPGAGGMCLHTILLDPKTPGRIFVAISSAGAFRSDDGGTTWRPINKGLKSEGIPDPNAEVGHCVHRIAMHRSRPGTLFMQKHWDVMRSDNAGDTWQEVSGNLPSDFGFPIDVHAHEPETIYVVPIKSDSEHYPPDGKLRVYRSRTGGNEWEALTDGLPQRHCYVNVLRDAMAVDALDPCGVYFGTTGGQVFCSPNGGDRWTPIVEHLPSVVAVEVQSLP
- a CDS encoding MoaD/ThiS family protein, whose translation is MIRVVLPTHLRTLARVNGEVKVAVATPVTTSAVLDALEDAYPMLRGTIRDQVTKKRRPFIRFFACEEDVSHDGPDTPLPEAVVSGAEPFLVVGAMAGG
- a CDS encoding amino acid racemase; amino-acid sequence: MAKRIGIVAVSAEGAALCYRTICVEGATLFGRHGHPEVVTHTYPLAKWMVPIEAGRWDEVGAMLLASAEKLARAGADFLICPDNTAHQGLDLVRARSPLPWLHIAEEVAAAAARERYRRLLVLGTRYLMEGPVYPTKLAAAGIAHEIPDAATREQINRHTMDELVYGRFEDATRAYFVDVIRAGKTRGCDAVALSCTEFPLLVSPGDSPLPTLDSTRLLARAALREAAGASA
- a CDS encoding YihY/virulence factor BrkB family protein; its protein translation is MRQAWRLLTRTVSDFYADRAQRTGAAVAYYTIFTLAPGLVIVMALGGFLIGPGAEASIIAQFRELTGEGGAQAIEAMVRSARATTPGATGVALALATLSFGLYGVFGELQDGLNTIWRVPPRPARRIRDMVNERFWSFVAVVGTGFLLLLSLVVTAWLTVVATYVSHLLPGSALALEAVHAVVSAVLLTLAFALIFKLLPDVNLAWRDVLVGAAVTSLLFLVGTLLIGLYLVKWAVGSAYGAAGSLVVIVVWVYYSAQILLLGAEFTKVWTTDVEKAIRPLTAAAEEGLETRRS
- a CDS encoding dihydrofolate reductase family protein, coding for MTAAFTPDPPLFEPVAMPPAWPARPWIYGNVITSRNGIVTWARVGPHDDPIRAIAGGDFTRPARRADIRLMRRLRAAADAVSFGAQTLRDQPELIGGVADAGGDLGATLVRYRADRGQGPVPLQVVYTESGGLDLRVRLFNTPGVGVVVVTTEEGARVLRARGSEARGVRLLVVGATRVDARGLVEAHERLFADAGVRHLACEGGAVVLDALHEAGILDELFVTVSDVEIDPGAHAAVKRIAALATGAGRLIAEGRSSADAGYRFQRWRFNER
- a CDS encoding adenylate/guanylate cyclase domain-containing protein produces the protein MICTRCSTDNRPTAAFCRDCGAILGGACPVCGAKCAPENRFCDMCGAPLAGVPSLAGAPARFGPRRGYTPNHLTDRILTSRSAMQGERKQVTVLFADIKSSMELLMDRDPEDARRLLDPVIELMMEAVHAYEGIVNQVLGDGIMALFGAPLALEDHALRAGYAALRMLDHIARHGDEVQRRHGIPLQIRVGLNSGDVLVRSIGSDLDMDYTAIGQTTNLAARLEKLAKPGTALCAAATIRLAEGFFETRALGPVPIRGMSEPVEVFELTGVTPARLRFHAAAARGLTRFVGRREEYEAVVATLLRAQQGHGQLAALVGEPGVGKSRLVWEVTRSPELAGWRVLEASALSYATGTPYLPLRRLLQVYFQVDDRDDATTIREKVTDRLVALDPRFAEYAAPLLALLDIPVQDAHWAELDPPQRRAQIGEAVRRLLLRESQEQPLLVVLEDLHWVDRETEAFLDTLVEKLATARIGMLVNCRPEYQLPWGSKTSFTQLRLDPLDSAGAQELLGVLLGPDPALAPLAEAVAKQTGGNPYFLEESVRTLAQAGVLAGEPGHYWLAKPLDRVEVSPTVQSVVAARVDGLAAEDKRLLQAASVIGPNVPIDLLRMVSDDTPEALMASVMRLREAGFLCESRLYPEMEYAFTHVISCDVAYGSLLQGQRRALHARIVAAMEKHYAERLPEHAERLARHAIQGELWSQAVAHSHAAAVKAAARSAYRDAVAHLEEALASLARLPETPDRLAHAIDLRLALRSSLFPLGQIARDLDNLKEAEALALRLDDRRRLGWILAYMIRDFSILGMPDQSIEQGQRALALVPEVGDLELEMLINGYLGSVCFARGDYRRAVDLLSKGVEVLKDGLELRRFGLPGPASVFFRLWLISSLTRLGRFDEAEAQSQEGLRVARQAEQPLALMVAHYAAGFHLAHGPDLARAIAELERSLDLCRTWKLPAWYPNIASILGYAYAHSGRFEEGEALMRQAIEASRASGSMVNHASEVTRLAEALLLAGRVDEAGALADEAVELARKHQERGNEALALRLAGAVAVRRSPREAPAAREHYVRAAALADELGMEPLSAACRAALAGLDRG